In the genome of Anomalospiza imberbis isolate Cuckoo-Finch-1a 21T00152 chromosome 27, ASM3175350v1, whole genome shotgun sequence, one region contains:
- the MRPL34 gene encoding large ribosomal subunit protein bL34m has product MGRGVVGGRSKMAALGPVWARAGGRSFSLLRGFPSPLLPNALEPLPGTSSAAVLRRLPVPAWDFQQTRGKSRGNEYQPNNWKRKKTHGWIKRIRTPGGIAVILRRMLKGRKSLSH; this is encoded by the exons ATGGGAAGGGGCGTTGTTGGCGGGCGAAGCAAAATGGCGGCGCTGGGCCCGGTGTGGGCACGGGCCGGGGGCCGCAG CTTTTCCCTGCTGCGAGGTTTTCCCTCCCCGCTGCTCCCAAACGCTCTGGAGCCGCTTCCCGGGACCTCCAGCGCCGCCGTTCTCCGCCGCCTCCCGGTGCCGGCGTGGGATTTCCAACAAACCCGCGGGAAGTCCCGGGGCAACGAGTACCAGCCCAACAACTGGAAGCGGAAGAAGACTCACGGCTGGATCAAACGGATCAGAACTCCCGGCGGGATCGCCGTGATCCTGCGCCGGATGCTGAAGGGCAGGAAATCCCTGAGCCACTGA
- the DDA1 gene encoding DET1- and DDB1-associated protein 1, producing MADFLKGLPVYNKSNFSRFHADSVCKASNRRPSVYLPTREFPSEQIIVTEKTNILLRYLHQQWDKKNAAKKRDQEQGELEGENSAPPRKIARTGSQDMTEDT from the exons ATG GCAGATTTCCTGAAGGGGCTCCCGGTGTACAACAAGAGCAACTTCAGCAGGTTCCATGCGGATTCCGTCTGCAAGGCTTCC AACCGCCGGCCCTCGGTGTATCTGCCCACCAGAGAATTCCCCTCGGAGCAGA TTATCGTGACAGAGAAGACGAACATCCTCCTGCGCTACCTCCACCAGCAGTGGGACAAAAAG AATGCGGCCAAGAAGCGGGACCAGGAGCAGGGGGAGCTGGAGGGGGAGAACTCGGCTCCGCCGCGGAAGATCGCCCGGACCGGCAGCCAGGACATGACCGAGGACACTTAA